The Ananas comosus cultivar F153 linkage group 4, ASM154086v1, whole genome shotgun sequence region ATGAAATTTGGGAAgaccttttctcaaaaacacTAGTTTTTGCTCGGAACAAAACCAACGGAAACTTTTTCTAtgaatttctttttatatttttttgaaaaaaaaaaaaaaaaaaaaaaaaaaactaaccaaTTTTCATGGCACAATAATCGTAGAAAAAGTTGCTTCAAACAAACGGTAAAATACTATTGCTAGGGGGCTACGAAGATGTATAGAACGAACCAACTAAAGTCGGCAACGTATACACTGTACGGGAAAACACAGCGCCGACTTCGAGACCTGTAACGACTTCTTCGTATCCGGGCCCACTACCTCCTCGTGCCCAACACACAAAGCCCGGCCCAaatccccccaaaaaaaaaagtctgcatagagagagagagagagagagagagagagagagagagagcgcacgCGCGCGATAACAATGGCCACCGTGAACGTCGGAACCCTAATCCGCTCCGTGGctgctccgccgcctcctccgccgcgcgccgccgcacCCTCCGttcccgcgccgccgcgccgcctcttcctcctcctttgcTCCGCCGCCCCCGCCACCCCCTTCAtcacctccgcctcctcctccgccgacgccgcATTCTCCTTGGGAATCCGTACgcgttcttcttctccttcttcttcctcaggaTTTGATTAATTTGATCGGTGATTCGTGAATTTGCATTCGtgaatttggattttgggtttgggaTCGGAAGCGGGGCCGAAGGAGTGGCTGAGGGAGCAGAAGAAGAAGGCGGCGAAGTACGTGTTGGCGCCGATCGACGCCTCGCGCTAGACCCTACGCAATGCCTATCAATTACTCGGTAAAATCTCTCGTCCTCATCGATTGcttcaattttttgatttccCTTTTTAATCGCCCACTAATTCTTTTATTATCTTTCGAATTCGACCTACTTAAATGTAATTTGGTGGAAAAGATGTCTCCTCAATGAAATGATCCACTTCAGTGCAATTAGATATTAGTGAATTATTTTGCACAAAATCAAAGCTTTGTGGAGCAAATTGCaattagaaatttagtttttttttttttggggttatTTTCGGCACTTTAGAATTGTTGTTAGTTTGAATGTCCTGGATTGTTGCCAATGGTGGCAGAGGCCGCACCCGATTCAGCGGCGGAGAAAACCAAAGAGCTTCGCAGCCTACTATATTCGGCGGCGAGGGACTGCGTGCCCGAGCAGAGGAATTCGCTGGTTGCGTTTCAGTCTCAAACAGGGGTCGAGGTTTGAGTCTCTTTCTTTATCTCGATCTCTTCAAAGTACTAGTGGCTCTCAAATCTCCCGAACGGCTTCGCACTGCAGCTAGAAACCAGAAACTTCGTATTGCAGATTCAGCACTTGAGGACTATAAGCACATTTTGGTTTCTTGCCGCAATGTGAAGCTCTAGAAATTTAGCTTGGCAAACATCCGATGAAGGAGCTAATTCGTTAGTAATGCCAAATCGGCATCAAGGCCTCAGCTGGGGGCTTCTGCAATGGTATTGTTTTGAGTAGATATCTCAGAAAACAGCTTCATGCTGCGGCAGATTAGAAGCTTCAATGTGAATCCTTCCATACTGGCTCGAAATCACTTTTTCTGAGAGTACTATAACAGAGCTCATTAGGCGAACATGCTAGCTTTTATGTAACTTGTTCAAACATCCATACAGCTCCTTGAATTGGCATCTCTCTTTCATGTGATCACGGGGCTTGTGGTAATTCGTGGATGTGGAGCATGAGTAGATTATACAACAGCATAATTTATACAACTTCTAAATCGTTTTTCTAATGTCATAAATCACCTCGTAGTGGAGCATACTGTTGCGAAAAGTCAGAATTATTCAGTTGTCACAATAGCTAAAAACTAAACTTCTAGAATCACAAAAGAATATTCCCTCATTGCACAGGATATGGCTTAATAACTAGCTCCAACATCCAAACAAACGTTAATGCTTGCAGGAAATCTTTTGCAGGTTTGCACATTTCGCTTGTTAGTAAATAATGCTGCTTCATTACTCGACAATGGAGATCCTGTGAAGTTGGAGGCAGAAGCCAGGCTTGCTGAAGTCATAAGGTAGACCGCTACTCCTTTCTTCTCACTTCCTAATtctggttttatttttaaagaactGCTAGCGGGTTAAGTAAGAAAGTCGCCTCGGATGCTCCTGATGAGTAAGCTTTCCCTTTTGTCGGTATATTAGGAGCTCCACTAGAATTTAAGGGGACCTGGCTGTTGAGTAGTCAAGCTTATTTCTAATGATTGGGCTCTTCATGAAAGTAGAATGCAATTTAAaggtggttggttggttggttggttagTAAGTCAAGCAAAACATGTAAGCCTCGTTTAGTATTAAGTGCGTGTTTGGCTTGCCTATTCTACTTTAAGAAACTGTAGCTAGGCATTTGGCAACCAAGAATCGCTTTTGCCATGATCGGAAGCTGAAATGAGTTTCTAGGCCCTAGAATGAAAGCTGCTGCTGTAGTGGGAAGAAATTGAGGTGCTCTTTACTACAGCAGAGACTAAAGACCAAAATTGGAGCTTGTGCTTTTACGATCTGAAAACTTGTTTCGTCTCTTTCCTGTAGAACACGCTCTAGACTCTTGGTTTTCCAATTGGCTGGGTGCTGCTGCTTCTCAAAGTAGAGATGCTACTTCAGAAGCCAAGCCAAATGAGTCTATGTTGGCATTCATTTTGACTAAATTTGACGGCCATATATCCCTTAAGTAGATCTATACTTTCTAGTCCTATTCAACGAAATGTTCATCTAtgtttttactatttttgtcTTGCTATTCAGATTGTTTTCCTCTATTGGGAGTGTTATCAACCAAAGCAACCTTCAGCTCGATAGTGATAGGTATGCAAATCTGCGTTATGCTTCAAAAAGTTTTTGCAATTATTATGGTGATAAATAAGGATAAAGTAAGGTAAAACACTAGTTCAGGAGCTAACTTCTTGTTCGGGAGTTATCCTAGAGTGCTCTGATTTGACGAGCACTGTTTCCTGTCAAACTGCTTGCCTTTAGCAGAATAGGGGGGATAACTCGATTTATCCCACTGCTGTCCAAGATATAACATAGCGTAAGAACATAATTGGACATCAATAGGTAATTTGTGAAAATAAGGGTCTAAAATTTAGCATGTCCGACAACTTAGTATAATGACATGACCCTCAAAATTCATACTTTTGGGCTGATTGTTGGTTTCTtagtttgtctttttttttgtgctagAATGAGCTGAGGACGCAAAAGTAAGTACTTAAATTCCCCTTTACACTGCAGGGAGAAGTTGAAAGAAGGATTGACGGATACCATCTCTGCGCTCGACGAATTCGAGCAGGGCATCAGAGACTGTTTGGGCATCTAACTGAGAAAATGTTCTTCTGAGGAGATCATAAACAGAGAAGTAATCGCTCATATCCGATCTTGCTAATCGATTCATTTGTTCCTCCAATATGTATTTTTCTTTGTATCTTCTAAGCTTTTGCTGTATTGTATTTTTGCTCTCTATTCTCGTTCTCTCTCTTGTTTACAATCATCTTGTTGTATTTTGTTTGCTATTTTGTAAGCTATATCCTCGGCTAAAATTCTCTGCTTTTATCTTTTATCCATTATCTGTGTCAGGTCGGTCGCTCAAGATCTTAAAAAAGCTTTCAATGccatagatatatatttatttttttaaaagaattcaatgaagaaaaatataataatttcatGTTATAgtgtttttaaagaaaaatcttATATTTTCGTACAAGATGATAACTTTTGAGCagatgttatttttttttaatagaagaaaTAATGTTTTTGAGAAAACGGACAGATGAGATTGAATATAGAGATAAAGAGATGGATAGTGTATAGGAAAATTTCTAAAATGCGCGAGTTATATTAGTTCTTaaccaatcaaataattttttttgaatttattcgatccattataattataaaaaaaaatttgttatattttttttttaaaaagaaaagatgtaattggtttgttattgatgatgtgcTGCAATTGTAATACAGTAAATTTTTTTGTGAATGACATGGTGGACCAGGTTCACCCAACACTATCGCGGCTTCGCCCCTAACAACGGGCAACCCAAACCGTCGAAGCAATGCATGCATACTAACCACCCTAGGAGATAAAACCATTCGCAAGTCGCAACCAGCACCTTATTCAAAATATGGCGGGAAGAGCCATTGGCGCCGGGATTTTCCCGCGCGTTCTCCCCCTGTCAAAAcgccccctcctcctccacctccgccaAAACCCACCCACcacccttctctctcctccccgtCCCCTCCCCCTCGCCCTCTCCCACACCACCATGTCCCAAAACGGCTTCTGCGACCCCGAAAAGCCGCTCCTGCGAGTCAAGAAGCTGTCCCAGAACGCCATTTTGCCCTCCCGAGCCTCCGCCCTCTCCGCCGGCTACGATCTCTCCAGGTGCCCCCAAACCCCCTCCTCTCCACCCATTTGGGAATTTTCGCAAACACCTCTCTGATCCCATTTTGCAGTGCGGTGGAGGCGACCGTGCCCGCTCGCGGAAGAGCTCTGGTTGCTACGGATCTCAGCATTTCGATCCCGGTCGAGACGTACGCTCGCATCGGTGCGTCCCCGTTCTTTCATTCTCTTTCGAGCTATTCGAGCCCTCCGAGGAGTTGCGCTTTATATGTTTGATAAAATGCctcataaataataatatggtTGTGCTTTGGATGACGCAGCTCCGAGATCCGGGTTGTCGTGGAAGCACGCGATCGACGTCGGGGCGGGGGTGGTCGACGCGGACTACCGGGGCCCGGTCGGCGTCCTGCTGTTCAACCACTCGGATTTGGATTTTCAAGTGAAGGCCGGGGACCGGATCGCTCAATTGATCATCGAGCGCATCATGACGCCGGAGGTCGTGGAGGTGCTCGATCTTGATTCCACCGCGAGGGGCGAGGGAGGGTTCGGATCGACTGGCGTTTGACCCGAAATTTTTTCGGAGCTCGAATTCGTGATCTGGAGGTGATACCAATCTCTTACCTGTGCCTTTTGTTCTACTGTTTTGTCGAACTCGTAGTAGTGTCGATGCCGCATATTTGTTTCATCGAAACTGGATATTAGGTTTAAATGAATTTTGAGTTGAAATAGagtttcataaaaattatttctctccTTTTGTCTGTTTCATAAGCGTAGAAGTGAAGTTTTGAAAGTGAAGTTTCTTccggttatatatatatatatatatatatatatattataataattcaacaataagattataaaataaaaatatattaaatatttaattaattaattttcattatattttaaatgtatAAATTAAGTAAAGAAATACTAAAACCtcactaattaaatttattatattttaaatatgcaaattaaataaaaaaataattaatgtcataattaaatatatttaaatataactagcattacttattatattatttttattatttttttcatcttgTTTTATCATGGGCCGGTATTAATTACGCTGTTTTCGGTAATTTGAATTTCGATCGTATTTTTATTACGGCAAAATAAATAACGGAAATGATCGTTTACGGCCGAAAACGATTTTATCTCTCTCCACTTTTACTGAAACAAGCATGCCCTTTGCGGTAATTTGTGTTGTTGCTCTGTGTGAAAATTCTAGTGCTTTTTACGTGCGAGATGATTTACTTCTGAATCATAATCAACAAATTAACATGAAAACTGTTGGACAAACAATcataaaaatgagaaagaacaaaaaaaattactcaaGAAAATATGTATTCCAAAAGGTGCTATTCATTCATTAAAACTGAAGAATGCATTCTTAACCACCAACAAAATCCCTCACCAGTCAATGCATTTTAAGACCCATCTCATCCTCACTGGTGAAAACATTCTCATAATTGTGGGAGAGTTTTGTGTTTATGATTCGCGACCTGATTGAACTCGTCGGAGAAGCTGGCTACGGCCCCCTCGCCGCTCGAGGCCAATCGGTCATGGCCACCGTACTCCGATATCAGGTCCCCGTACTCCCCGCTGTACTCGGGGCTGGCCACCACAACCTTTCTGATCCGCTGCATGTTCACGGTGTACGAGCTCGGGAACTCGTATTCGGACCCCGAGCCCGAGCTGAAGAGCATGCTCTGCCCGGGCCGCACCCCTTCGTTCAAGTCCTCGAGCGATACGTCGCCTTCCAGCGCCCGCACAATCTGTCGGTTGTCCATTGTTCAGCGCATTACCAGTGACAGTTCAAATTTAGGTATCAGTCTCAATTGAGTTCCTCAAGAACACAATTGAAATCAGAATTAAAACTTCAGAACCAAATCAGAGTTAAACGTATATATGAACCTGACTCATCCTGGGGCGCCTCCGGGCGGAGTGGCGTACGCAGGCGGCAGCGCACGCCACCATGCGCGCCATCTCCATCAGGTCATAGTTTCCGTCCAGTCTCGGGTCGGCCAACTCATCATAGTTTCCGTCGGCCAATGCTAACGATAGCACGGGCCTCGCCTGGCGAAAGCATCAACTAGTAAAACCAAAACTAGAGAAATGAGATATTCAGCTAAGTATTGAAAACAAGTGACTGGTTTTTGCTTACCCAATCTACCAAACTATCCTCCGTGAATGTGTGATTGCTGTCGACGGGTCTTCGCCCCGTTATCAGTTCGAGGAGCATCACACCGTAGGAGAAGACGTCGGATTTCTCAGTTAGCTTGCCACTGGAAGCATATTCAGGTGCcaagtacctttttttttttcggaatgAAAATGAGAATATATCGAATTCATGAGATTGTAAATACAGGATTAGTCGTCGCTCGAGAAAGGATACCCGAAAGTTCCCATGACGCGGGTAGAAACATGCGTGTGGTTGTCGAACGATAGCTTGGCTAATCCAAAGTCCGCAACCTAAACAAATCGACACATAAGAAGATAGTTTAGCTAGCATCATACCTCAAATTAGCATAAGAACATCATATGACCACTATAATGATCGAAACAAAAGGGCGAGAAAGAGGATACGAGTTTGAGAGCGCCCTAACCATggcttcgaacttgaaatcGAGAAGAATGTTGGCGGATTTTATGTCGCGGTGAATAATGCGAGGGTGACCTTCGTGTTTCGTGTCGCAAATTTAGAGTCAGATATGATTGATGAGCAACGAAGAGTTTGAGAAATAAGAGGAGGAAAACAAGTTATAGGTAAGAGTTACTCACAATCTTCATGTAAATAAGAGATGCCCTTTGCTGATCCTAATGCAATTTTGAGCCTTGTAGGCCAATCCATTACTGGTAATCCCTTTCCTGCAGTAATCAATCAACAGATTCAATAATCTTTACACATCAATCAAATACTCTTCGAGATTCAAGAGCATTCCATTAAGTAGAGATCTTGCTATTCATGATTTTCTACGCAGATCTGACGCGAAATTAAGGTCTTATTTGAAATGCACGAATATCTTATTAGGTTAGATGTGTATGCACGAGGAAACGAGGGCTCTGACCGTGGAGGTGGTGCTCGAGAGTTTTGTTGGGAACGAACTCGTAGACGAGCAACCGTTGCTCGGCGGCGACGCAGTAGCCGACGAGGGACACGAGGTGGCGGTGGTGGACGCGGCCGATGATGTCGACCTCTGCGTGGAACTCCCTCTCCCCTTGCCTGCTGCCGGCCTTCAGCTGCTTCACCGCGATCTCCTTCCCGTTGGGCAGCACTCCCTTGTGCACGTACCCGAACCCGCCCTGCCCCAGCAGGTCGGCCTGCGCGAAGCCGTTCGTCGCCGCCGCCAGCTCCTCGTAGGTGAAGGAGGTGCTCTTGTTGAATCCCAAGGCGAGCgccggcgatggcggcggcagcggaggCGCGAACGGGCCCGAGTAAGCCGAGCTCACGTTCCCGCTACTCATAGCTCCCGAAACCATCcctggcggcggcgggggagggtTTTGGTGTCCATTGTGTGGCCATTGTCCCCGTGGTCCGCTACTATAATAGCTACTTCCTGTAATATAATCGATGCTGAATTAACTGTCACATTATTTCTCTGAccaaaaaatctaatattttacaGCTAATTTGAAGGtgaaattttgcaattttagtTACGTGACTGATAATGCACTTTTACCTGACCTGACAACTAAAGTTGAATGCTCAAACGTAAACCAAATGATTAAAACTTCAACACATAAAAAACTTGCTTAATTTTATTACACCCTTGCTTTAAAATTCGCGACGCACCTTTAAAACTAGAGGGATCGGCGTCCGCATAATACTTCATGGGGTTGTGGGGCTTTTTGCTCTTCCTCCCCGACGTGCACACGCACGCAGCCACCATGAGCACGAGGAGCAACCCGGCCCCGGCCCCGGCCCCGACCCCGACGGCGATGGGCGCGATGGCGGCCGATCGCTGGCCCGACTTCGCCCCCTGCGGCCGCGgaggcgtcggcggcggagaaaaagaagagccaTCGCCAGAGGATTCcggcggtggaggcggcggcggcggcggaggtggcggtggaggtggtggtggtggaggggaTTTTGATGAAGGCATTGTAATATCGacgctaaaattttaaaaaatcgcAGCTTAATCAGATTTtgcaaaaacaaacaaaatggTAAATCAAGAAAATGTGCATactattcagaaaaaaaaaaaaagagattaattaATGAACCACCAATATTTCACCAACACCCACAAATCCAACATtcatacataataaaaaaacGAAATGCACAATCTACAAACAATTTTGGAAAAACTAACATATGCTAAAATTATAGAGCGACGAAAACTTACAAGCCGGATATATCCAGAAATCGAAATTACGTCGGATTGTTTGTTTTACTCATCTCTCTGCGGCGTTCTTGTCTCGATTTTTCTGGATTGTTCTGCGTATCTCGCCTTCTTCCACATGTTGCGGATCGAATAATGATAATTTTGCCCTTTTATGAAGatcaattaatcaattaattaataagaaggGTGTCTCGGAGAAGAACGAGGTGATCGAGATAATGAAGCATTTGGGTGCTGTGTGTTTCGTCCTTCTCCGATCACCAACCctccattccaattccattcattttctttcttttttctttttacttttgtttccCCTTTATTTGAATCACccaataacattaaaaaaaaattaaggaaaaaattgggaaaaaaatgtaataataattattatttaaattataattaatgaaGTGTATAGAGgcagggaggaggaggagagaacCTATTTCTGGACGGTGGTGGTTGGTCATTTCCCGCGTGACCGCATCCCACACACGTGTGATGGTCAACActtgtttttatattttctaaaatttgtgaattttaaaagtgcttttaaattttttttatattgtaaaaTTACCATAGCGATCGACACCAGTTGATGCACAATGCTTTCGAAAATACATTACGAAGCTAGgtcttaaataataattttttttatgtaataaaattaaaagtatcaaattattattattgtttagtGAAGTTGGTTAGCATACGAAGAGATTCGAGATTCGAGATTCGACCTCTGGcacgtgtttttttttaataatagaaaaaaaaagaatttacagGAAAAGCTTTTGATCCTGTTTGGtattatgtttgtttttttttttttttttgaaatagattTTTGTATTTGAAGTGCAGGAATGGACAATGATTTACTTGCAATCTTTTCATCTAAAGTATTTACTtggcgataaaaaataaaaacttaaaaaattttttttttcttttaaattatttttaaataaattattatttattacttgaCCGAACGCATTGTAAGCCTACCATCTATAACAACAAAAAGATTGTATTTTTTaacacatcaaattatataaaattagtattttttaaaaaaaaattaaaaaaaatagcgacGATATGAGAAGagggttagaatttttttttctgcttttttgctaaataaaagtaataaacttttatttatcaaaaattctaTAATCATCTATTGTTGTAGCTAAAAACTCCTAACTAGACTAGGTGTAAATCATACGACTCTCTCAttctttatttgttatattaattttttttaactaaaattcaaatggGGTTTTGTGAATCCTAGGATTCAAaaggtgtaagatttatatttataagtagATAAGTAGATGTATatgttaatttttcaaaaactaaaattgCACTGAATCagctaaaaaaaatgaaaaaaaaaaagaaaaggaaaaaaaagagttgatctaaattttattgGGCTTCAATTTTGCGACCTACTTGGACCGGACCGGGCCGGGCCGAGTTTGGTCGACTCTACGTCTTTTATAAGGCACAAATTATTGGACCGTCtacggatgacgtggtgaaccagGCCCACGCAACACCTTCGGCCTGCTCGGTGCACCAAAACCCCACCGCGGCGGTACGAAGGCACCTTATACACCATAGAAGCAACCTCAACCCCTCACGTTATTTACGAATAtacccttcttcttctacttcttcttctccctccacCTCTCTCTATAAACACAATGCTCGCTACGAGAGGAGCAACACCGAAACCCTacctcctccccttcctcccATCCATGTCCATCTCCtccacctccccctcctcctctccggcCAGGCCccgcggcggaggtggcgggcGCCGCCCTAAGAAAAAGGTGTACCACCGCGAGCGGGAGCTGGACCACGCTGTCGACCTCCAGAAGAAACCctacctcctcctccgcctccgatCCCtcatcctctcctcctccgcctcctccatgtcccgccccctcctcctccgcgacCTCGAGAAGGAGGTGGGCTTCGTCCAGAAGTGGACCTTTCTCTCCCTCATCCAGCGCCACCCCTCCGTCTTCAAggtctccggcggcggcggcggaggcggaccCATCGCCGTGCGCCTCACTGAGAAAGCCGCGAGGATCTCCGACGAGGAGGCCCTAGCTAGGGCTCTGATGGAGCCAATCTTGGTGAGGAACCTCCGCAAGCTTCTGATGATGTCCATGGATTGCCGAATCCCCCTGGAGAAGATCGAGCTCATCGCACCCGAGTTAGGGTTACCTCCGACCTTCAAAACCTGCTTAATCCCTGGATATCCCCAATTCTTCTCGGTTCAAAATATCCGAGGAGTTGAATACCTGTGCCTCGAGAGCTGGGATTCTTCTCTAGCAATCACCACCCGCGAGGAAAAATTGGATCTTGAGACCATTCCAGTTGATGCCAAGAAGAGTTTTTCTAAAGATGGTAACTTTCTCGGCCCCTTCGCATTCAAATTGAAGTTTCCTGCCGGGTTCCGGCCGAACAAGAAGTACATTGAAGAAGTTCTCAAGTGGCAGAAAATGGCATTTCCCTCTCCGTATCTGAACGCGAGGCAGTTCGAGCCTGCGACTCCGCAAGCCCGGAAACGCGCGGTGGCAGTGCTTCACGAGCTCCTTAGCTTGACTATGGAGAAGAGGTTGACTTCGGATAAGCTTGATGCTTTCCACAATGAGTATAAATTGCCCTGTAAGTTGTTGCTTTGCTTGGTTAAGAATCATGGAATATTCTACATTACAAATAAGGGGGCGAGGAGTACCGTGTTTCTTAAGGAGGCCTATGATGGCCACAACCTGCTCGATAAATGTCCTCTACTGAAATTTTATGATCGGTTTGTTTCACTCATCGGACGGCCCTGTTTTGATGCAAGTAATTCGGTGCAAGTGTAAAGAACTCATGTAGGAAAATTTGGCGATTTGAAGCTTTCACTAAGATTGATTTCTCAACTATTGATTTGAGGTAAAAGAGGTGGTGGATATAGGAAAATCCATATCCAATTTATATGGAGGCTTATGATGGCCACAACCTGCTCAGTAAATGTCCTTTGGTGAGATTCTACGATCGCTTGCTTCGCTCATCGGCAGGCTGAGTTCTGATGCAAGCAATGCAGTGGTAGTAAGTTGTCAATATTTTGAATTCTTCAATTCTTCTTAAAGAATTAAGAAGAATTCgaggatttgaagctttcttcaAGATCACTGCTAAAAGATTGATTCGAGGTAAAAGAGGTGTTCAACATGGGTCAGTTAGCAGTTCAGTTATGTGTGGAGGATTATGATGGCTGCAACCTGCTCTAGAAATGTCCTCTATTGAGGTTCTGCGATCAGTTTGTGATGCTCATCATCAGGCCATGTTCTGATGCGAGCAATTAAGGGGGAGTGTGGTAAGTTCTCTATGTTTTTAGTTGATCTTAAAGGAAAATTTGGCCTTGAAGATTTCAATAAGATCAAttgattgaaaattgaattattgtAAAAGAGGTTGTTAATATTGGTCAATTATGTAAATATACgttgttgtttttcttcttagataatttgttttattttgtaatttagatAATTATTCAACTACATTAGCTGTTTCTCTCTGATGCTTGTTATACCTACTTCTTCACCA contains the following coding sequences:
- the LOC109709721 gene encoding LOW QUALITY PROTEIN: uncharacterized protein LOC109709721 (The sequence of the model RefSeq protein was modified relative to this genomic sequence to represent the inferred CDS: substituted 1 base at 1 genomic stop codon), whose amino-acid sequence is MATVNVGTLIRSVAAPPPPPPRAAAPSVPAPPRRLFLLLCSAAPATPFITSASSSADAAFSLGIPGPKEWLREQKKKAAKYVLAPIDASRXTLRNAYQLLEAAPDSAAEKTKELRSLLYSAARDCVPEQRNSLVAFQSQTGVEVCTFRLLVNNAASLLDNGDPVKLEAEARLAEVIRLFSSIGSVINQSNLQLDSDREKLKEGLTDTISALDEFEQGIRDCLGI
- the LOC109709722 gene encoding deoxyuridine 5'-triphosphate nucleotidohydrolase-like, whose translation is MAGRAIGAGIFPRVLPLSKRPLLLHLRQNPPTTLLSPPRPLPLALSHTTMSQNGFCDPEKPLLRVKKLSQNAILPSRASALSAGYDLSSAVEATVPARGRALVATDLSISIPVETYARIAPRSGLSWKHAIDVGAGVVDADYRGPVGVLLFNHSDLDFQVKAGDRIAQLIIERIMTPEVVEVLDLDSTARGEGGFGSTGV
- the LOC109709398 gene encoding putative proline-rich receptor-like protein kinase PERK6; amino-acid sequence: MPSSKSPPPPPPPPPPPPPPPPPPPESSGDGSSFSPPPTPPRPQGAKSGQRSAAIAPIAVGVGAGAGAGLLLVLMVAACVCTSGRKSKKPHNPMKYYADADPSSFKGSSYYSSGPRGQWPHNGHQNPPPPPPGMVSGAMSSGNVSSAYSGPFAPPLPPPSPALALGFNKSTSFTYEELAAATNGFAQADLLGQGGFGYVHKGVLPNGKEIAVKQLKAGSRQGEREFHAEVDIIGRVHHRHLVSLVGYCVAAEQRLLVYEFVPNKTLEHHLHGKGLPVMDWPTRLKIALGSAKGISYLHEDCHPRIIHRDIKSANILLDFKFEAMVADFGLAKLSFDNHTHVSTRVMGTFGYLAPEYASSGKLTEKSDVFSYGVMLLELITGRRPVDSNHTFTEDSLVDWARPVLSLALADGNYDELADPRLDGNYDLMEMARMVACAAACVRHSARRRPRMSQIVRALEGDVSLEDLNEGVRPGQSMLFSSGSGSEYEFPSSYTVNMQRIRKVVVASPEYSGEYGDLISEYGGHDRLASSGEGAVASFSDEFNQVANHKHKTLPQL
- the LOC109708458 gene encoding protein ROOT PRIMORDIUM DEFECTIVE 1-like; the encoded protein is MLATRGATPKPYLLPFLPSMSISSTSPSSSPARPRGGGGGRRPKKKVYHRERELDHAVDLQKKPYLLLRLRSLILSSSASSMSRPLLLRDLEKEVGFVQKWTFLSLIQRHPSVFKVSGGGGGGGPIAVRLTEKAARISDEEALARALMEPILVRNLRKLLMMSMDCRIPLEKIELIAPELGLPPTFKTCLIPGYPQFFSVQNIRGVEYLCLESWDSSLAITTREEKLDLETIPVDAKKSFSKDGNFLGPFAFKLKFPAGFRPNKKYIEEVLKWQKMAFPSPYLNARQFEPATPQARKRAVAVLHELLSLTMEKRLTSDKLDAFHNEYKLPCKLLLCLVKNHGIFYITNKGARSTVFLKEAYDGHNLLDKCPLLKFYDRFVSLIGRPCFDASNSVQV